Proteins encoded in a region of the Thermodesulforhabdus norvegica genome:
- a CDS encoding sulfide/dihydroorotate dehydrogenase-like FAD/NAD-binding protein has protein sequence MYRIVKKEILAPNIVFMEIEAPDVARSARPGQFVMLRVDEKGERFPLSIADWNREAGTVSIAFFVVGKSTTKLACLHEGDSILNLAGPLGIPTPVRHYGRVICAGGCFGIGPAVSVSRALREAGNRVTAVMEVRSREFVFWEDKFRAVSDEFILASGSGLCGDERWANNILDELLRRGEKVDRVFVYGCPFMMMKCAEATRPYGIKTSVSLTPIMVDGTGMCGACRVEVGGETRFACVDGPEFDGHAVNWDLLIMSQRRFLREEYLSMNLWERENWHRMMEMRHHGRAEKEAQSESCSHA, from the coding sequence ATGTACCGAATTGTAAAAAAGGAAATTCTTGCTCCAAACATAGTCTTCATGGAGATTGAAGCACCGGATGTTGCGCGCTCAGCCCGTCCCGGTCAATTCGTAATGCTCAGGGTGGATGAAAAGGGGGAGCGGTTTCCTCTGTCAATTGCCGACTGGAACCGTGAAGCCGGTACCGTGAGCATTGCCTTCTTTGTTGTCGGGAAGAGCACGACAAAGCTGGCCTGTCTTCATGAAGGGGATTCTATTTTGAACCTGGCAGGCCCTCTTGGCATCCCCACGCCCGTCAGGCATTACGGCCGTGTAATCTGTGCAGGTGGCTGTTTTGGAATCGGCCCTGCCGTTTCCGTATCCAGAGCCCTCCGGGAGGCAGGAAATCGGGTTACGGCCGTCATGGAGGTGAGGAGCCGGGAGTTTGTATTCTGGGAGGATAAATTCCGAGCAGTATCGGACGAATTTATCCTGGCTTCCGGAAGTGGGCTCTGCGGCGACGAGAGATGGGCAAATAACATTTTGGACGAACTGCTGCGTCGTGGCGAAAAGGTCGATCGTGTCTTCGTTTACGGTTGCCCCTTTATGATGATGAAGTGCGCCGAAGCCACCCGGCCTTACGGAATCAAGACATCCGTAAGCCTTACTCCCATCATGGTTGACGGAACCGGGATGTGCGGAGCCTGCAGAGTGGAGGTAGGAGGAGAGACCAGGTTCGCCTGTGTGGACGGACCGGAATTCGACGGCCATGCAGTTAACTGGGATCTTCTCATTATGAGTCAGCGCCGTTTTTTGCGGGAAGAATACTTATCGATGAATCTATGGGAAAGAGAAAACTGGCACAGGATGATGGAGATGAGGCATCATGGAAGAGCGGAGAAAGAAGCTCAATCTGAA